The Solanum pennellii chromosome 11, SPENNV200 genome contains a region encoding:
- the LOC107005041 gene encoding F-box/kelch-repeat protein At5g60570, giving the protein MASETKKLKNGYLFVKEEEEKGKRMRLEEEEDDDGHCKFRSSESLLPGLHDDVALTCLARASRSDYASLSCLNARFNSLVKSGYLYELRRRISVVEHWVYMVCDPRGWEAFDPFRKKWLRLPKIPCDDCFNYADKESLAVGSELLVFGRELFDFAIWKYSLIQNNWEKCEGMNHRRCLFGSGSLGSISIVAGGSDKNGNVLKSAELYDSLTGTWEILPNMHSPRRLCSGFFMDGKFYVIGGMTNPTDSLTCGEEFDLQTRKWRKIECMYPNVNRAAQAPPLVAVVNNQLYAVEYLTNMVKKYDKKNNSWEVLGRLPVRADSSNGWGLAFKACGEELLVVGGNRGPEGEAIILSSWAPKSGCKDGTLDWKVIGLKEHSGVFVYNCAVMGC; this is encoded by the coding sequence ATGGCTTCTGAAACTAAGAAGTTGAAGAATGGGTATTTATTTGTGAAGGAGGAAGAGGAGAAGGGGAAAAGAATGAggttagaagaagaagaagatgatgatggtCATTGCAAATTTAGATCAAGTGAATCACTTCTTCCAGGCCTACATGATGATGTTGCTTTAACGTGTCTTGCTCGGGCATCTAGATCAGATTATGCATCGTTGTCGTGCCTGAATGCTAGGTTTAATTCATTAGTCAAGAGTGGttatttatatgaattaagGAGGCGGATAAGTGTTGTTGAACACTGGGTTTATATGGTTTGTGATCCTCGGGGTTGGGAGGCTTTTGATCCTTTCAGAAAAAAATGGTTGAGATTGCCGAAAATTCCTTGTGATGATTGCTTTAATTATGCAGATAAGGAGTCATTAGCGGTTGGTAGTGAATTACTGGTTTTTGGCCGTGAGTTGTTTGATTTTGCTATATGGAAATACAGTTTGATTCAAAACAACTGGGAAAAATGTGAAGGGATGAATCATCGTCGTTGTCTGTTTGGATCGGGTAGTCTTGGTTCAATTTCTATTGTTGCAGGGGGTAGTGACAAGAATGGAAATGTACTAAAATCTGCCGAGCTTTATGATTCTTTGACTGGTACATGGGAAATACTGCCCAACATGCATTCTCCCCGCAGATTATGCTCTGGCTTTTTCATGGATGGAAAATTTTATGTGATAGGTGGGATGACTAATCCTACCGATTCTTTGACTTGTGGGGAAGAGTTTGATCTACAAACAAGGAAGTGGAGGAAAATTGAGTGCATGTATCCAAACGTCAATAGAGCTGCTCAGGCACCTCCTCTTGTTGCAGTTGTTAATAACCAACTATATGCAGTTGAATATCTAACCAACATGGTTAAGAAGTATGACAAGAAAAATAACTCATGGGAGGTATTGGGAAGACTTCCTGTGAGGGCTGATTCTTCGAATGGTTGGGGTCTTGCTTTCAAAGCATGTGGTGAAGAACTTCTTGTGGTAGGTGGCAACAGGGGTCCAGAAGGTGAAGCTATTATATTGAGTTCTTGGGCACCAAAATCAGGGTGTAAAGACGGCACCTTGGATTGGAAGGTCATCGGCCTAAAAGAGCATTCTGGTGTCTTTGTATACAATTGTGCCGTGATGGGTTGTTGA
- the LOC107004719 gene encoding uncharacterized protein LOC107004719: MDMKVLKWQFLHGSLVKRLILKGFLFVTVMIVVSFVQMTHMIQKSEPIMLNFGVCPLNFGSDEYMNVTGFFKPVSGLGISLFGASLMKRDDEKLTKDVFKELMEKNFLDLNANALCVGKKSSFAALVLRELGLLSAVGVDAHPYFSLVWRRFMYELDHENNSFDFVFSRDLDKVTVPALMVLEIERVLRPGGTGVMLVGSSSFYAGNLVKGNLIRSATPVSSFLKSSDVVHVCGVGTYTLVMFKKRSEIVQSLVHSVLPANCPSNVNNKPYLKHLEPLVEKKLGQFDTQISYLPKFMNISSRNKLVYINVGAGEFVESTLARTFKPHYPIPHHLFNVFVIDHNTSTLSLYVKNPGINFVYHPGLAVAGETTLSSVDTDEYLGAPLDREGFDFIHWFSETVKDGDYVVLMMNARAAELNILAELFQTGSICHVDELFLRCSAADCRNALCGDCISLFKTLRRSGVFAHQWWGD; encoded by the coding sequence atggatatGAAGGTTTTGAAATGGCAATTTCTTCATGGGTCGTTAGTGAAACGTTTGATTCTGAAAGGGTTCTTGTTTGTTACTGTTATGATTGTTGTGTCATTTGTTCAAATGACACATATGATTCAGAAATCTGAACCTATAATGTTGAATTTTGGTGTATGCCCTTTGAACTTTGGGTCTGATGAGTATATGAATGTGACTGGGTTCTTTAAACCTGTTTCTGGATTGGGGATTTCGCTGTTTGGAGCTTCTTTGATGAAGCGGGACGACGAAAAATTGACCAAGGATGTGTTTAAGGAGCTAATGGAAAAGAATTTCTTGGATTTGAATGCTAATGCATTGTGTGTTGGGAAGAAATCGTCGTTTGCAGCTTTGGTGCTGCGAGAATTGGGACTCTTGAGTGCTGTTGGTGTTGATGCACACCCGTATTTTTCTCTTGTATGGAGAAGATTTATGTACGAGCTCGATCATGAGAACAATTCTTTCGATTTTGTGTTCTCGAGGGATCTGGATAAGGTCACTGTTCCAGCTCTTATGGTGCTTGAGATTGAGCGTGTCTTACGTCCAGGGGGCACCGGTGTTATGCTCGTGGGTTCTAGTAGTTTCTACGCGGGTAACTTGGTAAAAGGCAACTTGATAAGGTCTGCCACCCCAGTTTCGTCGTTCTTGAAGAGTTCTGATGTTGTGCACGTATGTGGGGTTGGCACGTATACTCTAGTGATGTTCAAGAAACGATCAGAGATTGTTCAATCTCTCGTGCATTCTGTGCTTCCTGCTAATTGTCCTTCCAATGTGAACAACAAGCCGTACTTGAAGCACCTTGAGCCACTCGTGGAAAAGAAGCTTGGACAGTTTGACACACAAATCTCATACTTGCCCAAGTTCATGAACATCTCATCAAGGAACAAACTGGTGTATATCAACGTTGGTGCAGGGGAATTCGTAGAATCAACTCTTGCAAGAACATTCAAGCCTCATTATCCGATCCCTCACCACTTGTTCAATGTTTTCGTCATTGATCATAACACCTCCACACTGTCTTTATATGTGAAGAATCCTGGTATTAACTTTGTGTACCATCCAGGACTTGCTGTCGCCGGAGAGACTACTTTGTCATCTGTTGACACTGACGAATATTTGGGTGCACCACTAGATCGTGAAGGATTCGACTTCATTCATTGGTTTAGTGAAACAGTTAAAGACGGAGACTATGTCGTCCTCATGATGAATGCTAGAGCAGCAGAGCTAAACATTCTAGCAGAACTATTCCAAACTGGATCAATCTGCCATGTCGATGAGCTGTTCCTTCGCTGCTCGGCTGCAGATTGCAGAAATGCTCTCTGTGGGGACTGCATAAGCCTTTTCAAAACTCTAAGGAGAAGTGGTGTGTTTGCTCATCAATGGTGGGGAGACTAG